The region GGCCTTCGGCGGATGCCTGGCCGCCCTGATCATCGCGCCCGGCCGCAGGGAGCAGGTCGGCGAGGCGCTCGCGCGCCGATTCCCGCGCGCGAGCTTCCTGGTCATCAACGTCGAGCCGGAAGGCCTGCGCCCGGCCCCCGAGGAGGACGACTGGGATCCGGGTCCGTAGAGGCTTCAGTCGGCCGCGCCGGTCATGGCCGCCTCGGCCGGCGCCGGAAGTTCCGCCTCGCCGGGCCCCGTCGGGGGCATGCGGCTCGGGTAGACGAGGGCGATGGCCTGGATCGGCAGGCTCTGCACGAACGGCGCCTCCTGCTGGAAGTCCTCACGCAGCCGCGTGTGCAGCAGGTAGGCGGCCTCCGGCGGGCCCACCAGCAGGAGCAGGTCGTTGACTTCCTGCAGGACGCCTGTCTGCCCGGGCGGCACCCAGCCGCCCATAACGTCCGGAATCAGCGTGTAGCCGCCGGCCAGGCCGGCCAGTTCGGCCAGCAGCGCATCCCGCTGCGGCGCCGACGAGGTGCCGTCCGGCAGCAGTTGCGGGAGCGCTGCGATGTGCAGCATCCGCCCGCTGCCGAACTGGACGGTGATCTGGGGCTGGTTCGCCGAGTTGAGCAGACAACCCGGAGCGGCGACCAGCAGGGCGGCGACAGCGACCACCAGGACGATCCGATGCACCCGTGAACGACGCATGGACATCTCCTCCAGTGTGAGGGCCACCGACGCCCGGCCGGGCTCCCGGACCGTCGAGCGCCGTGCGCACGCGCACGCGGCGGCGTCTCCGGGGCTCTGCATCCGGGCGCCGTACATGCGATGGTGGGCGCAGCAGGACTCGAACCTGCGACTTCTACCGTGTGAAGGTAGCGCTCTCGCCACTGAGCTATGCGCCCACCGAACGCCCCTCAGTATAGCGGGGCCGCCCCCCGGCCGTCAACTGGCGCTTGCGCGTCCGGCGCTACGGCTCCGTGTGCCCGCCCTGCGCCCCGATGGCCACCGCTTCGGCCAGGGCGCTGAGCAGCAGCAGGGGCAGGATCACGGCGGCGTAGGCGGCGGCGCGCGCGCCCAGGGCGTGCGGGTAGGACGCGGCGCCGGACCGGACGGCATGCCCCATGCTCATGCCCATCGCCAGGGCGAGCCAGAAGCAGGGCAGTTCGAGCAGCAGCACGAGCAGGCCGCACGCGGCGGCCAGTCCGGGGGGCGGTCTCCATCGGTCGTCGGCGGGGCGCAGAGCGCCCAGGAGGTTCCCCCGGCCGGCGACGGCGCTGACGACGCAGACGTTGAAGCCCGTCCAGAGTGCGAAGAGCTTCGGCAGAACGGGGTGGATGCCGGAGGCCATGTACAGGAAGATCGCCAGGCCGTTGAACCCGAAGATGACGGCGGCCACGCGCAGGATGCCGGGCGCCGGCCCCATGAGGCGCACGAGGAACCGGAGCATCGCCAGGGGCAGGCGGGCCAGCGCCTGCCACCGGTAGCAGACCGCCGGGCCGGCCGCGAAGGCCCCGGCGGCGAACAGCAGCGCGGCGTGCACGGCCAGGCGCGCGTGATCGCGAAAGACGAAGCTCAGCATCGGCGTGCCCTCACGCCTGGCGGCGCGCGCACTCGACCGTGTGCTTCAGGAGCATCGCGGTCGTGACGAGGCCGACGCCGCCCGGCACGGGCGTGATCATCGAGGCGCGCTCGGCGGCCGCGTCGAACTCGACGTCGCCGACGATCTGCGTCTTCGTCTTGCCGTCGACCTTGACCCTGGCGCGGTTGATGCCGACGTCGATGACGACGGCGCCCTCGCGGACCATGTCGCCCGTGACCAGGCCCGCCTTGCCGGCGGCCACGATCAGGACCTCGGCCCGGCGCGTGTGCGCGGCCAGGTCGCGCGTGGCGATGTGGCAGCAGGTGACCGTCGGCGACTCCCGGATCGACTGCAGCAGCATGACCACCATGGGCTTCCCAACGATCTCGCTGTGGCTGACGACGACCGTTTCCTTGCCCTTCAGGTCGACCCCGGCGTGGCGGAGCAGGGCGACGACGGCGTGGGGCGTGCACGGGCCCAGCGAGAGGTCTCCATAGAAGAGCCGGCCGATGTTGGCGGGGTGGAGACCTTCGACGTCCTTGTCGGGGTGGATGGTCTGCTGGACGTGGCGCGAGTCGATGCCCTCGGGCAGCGGCATGAGCAGGATGACGCCGGTGGCCGCCGGGTCGGCGTTGAGGCCGGCGACGTGGGCCTCCAGGTCCTTCTGGCTCGAGTCGCGAGGCAGTTCGTGCAGTTCGTAGGCGATGCCCACCTCGCGGCAGGCCTTCTCCTGGTTGGCGGCGTAGTACTTGGCGCCGGCGTTGTCGCCGAGGACCACACCGACGAGTTTCGGCGTCCGGCCGAGCGTCCGGATGTCCGCCATCGCCTGGTCCTTGATGGCGTCGGCGATCGGCTTCCCCTTGATCAGCTTTGCGCGCATGGCGTGTTCTCCGGCCTCTGGCGGCGCACGGCGGGCCGTGTGCGGTCACCGGCCCGAACGCAGCAGCTTCTTGAGTTCCTCTTCGATCCAGTGTTCCGGCCTGGACAGGCAGAAGGCGCCGTGTCCGGGGTAGAGGACGTCCGGCGGGTCCTCCAGAAGTCGCTGCAGCGTGGCCAGGTACGCCTCGGCGTCGTAGTCGGGGCGATTGCGGAACTGCTCCATGGCGGGCGAGCGGACGGCGTCTCCGCAGAACAGCATGCGCCGGCCCTCGCACGTCACCTCGTAGCCGACCGAGTCGGCCGAGTGGCCCGGCAGGGCGAGGGCGCGTATCCGGCAGGTGCCGAGCGTCAGCGTCTCGCCGTCGGCCATCTTGGTGACGGCCCGCACGGGCCGGAAGCGGCGGTGATAGTGGTAGGCGACGGTGGCCAGGCCGCCGGTGCGGAGGGCCTCGGCCGCGGCCGGCCCGGCGAGGACCTCGACGCCGTTGCGCTGCAGGTCGTCGGCGGCGCCGGCGTGCGGCAGATGGGCATGGGTCAGCAACACGTGGGTGAGGTCGCGGGGGTCCATCTCCATCTCGCGGAGGTTCCCCAGGATGCCCGGCAGGCTGTCGCCGCAGCCGCAGTCGATCAGCACGAGGGGATCGCCCGTGTTCAGCAGGTAGGTGTTGCAGTCATTGGCGGGCCAGTCCAGGTACACCATGTTGTAGTCCTGGCCGCCGACGAGGTAGACGGGTCCGATCAGCCGCATCCCCATACCGGAATCTCATCACTGCCAGATGCCATGGAGGCCGCAATCCGAACGCTCGGGCGGCCATTTAAGGCGATGTTGCCGACGTTGTCAATGGCAGGGCACGGCGGTGCGCAGTGGGTGGCCGGTCAGGCGGGCAGCGTGAGCCGGTAGATGACGAACGCGAGGAGGCCGAGCCCGGACAGCATGCCGATGGCCACCAGCAGCCAGAGGGGGACGGGGAGCGCGTGCTTCCTGCGGTGTTCGATGTAGGCGCCGACGAGCCCGCGCGGCCCGACGTTGTCGAACAGATCCAGTGAGCCGTTCGGCGCCTCCGGCTCGGGGGCGGCGTCGGCGGCCGGGTCTTCGTCGGAGTCGACTGTGAAGGGGCCCTGGGGCAGGGGGACGGCGCGCGTGGGGTCGGAGTCGGGCGGGGCGTCCGCAGCCG is a window of Candidatus Brocadiaceae bacterium DNA encoding:
- a CDS encoding bifunctional 5,10-methylenetetrahydrofolate dehydrogenase/5,10-methenyltetrahydrofolate cyclohydrolase, with the translated sequence MRAKLIKGKPIADAIKDQAMADIRTLGRTPKLVGVVLGDNAGAKYYAANQEKACREVGIAYELHELPRDSSQKDLEAHVAGLNADPAATGVILLMPLPEGIDSRHVQQTIHPDKDVEGLHPANIGRLFYGDLSLGPCTPHAVVALLRHAGVDLKGKETVVVSHSEIVGKPMVVMLLQSIRESPTVTCCHIATRDLAAHTRRAEVLIVAAGKAGLVTGDMVREGAVVIDVGINRARVKVDGKTKTQIVGDVEFDAAAERASMITPVPGGVGLVTTAMLLKHTVECARRQA
- a CDS encoding MBL fold metallo-hydrolase — translated: MGMRLIGPVYLVGGQDYNMVYLDWPANDCNTYLLNTGDPLVLIDCGCGDSLPGILGNLREMEMDPRDLTHVLLTHAHLPHAGAADDLQRNGVEVLAGPAAAEALRTGGLATVAYHYHRRFRPVRAVTKMADGETLTLGTCRIRALALPGHSADSVGYEVTCEGRRMLFCGDAVRSPAMEQFRNRPDYDAEAYLATLQRLLEDPPDVLYPGHGAFCLSRPEHWIEEELKKLLRSGR